Part of the Hyalangium gracile genome is shown below.
GGCCATCCCCTCGGGAGAGTTCTGCTCCTCCGTCTCGTCGAGCTGCCACTCCGCGGTGGGCCGGACGATCTCGAAGCCCAGATCCTCATCCACGTAGCGGCGCGTCGAGGAGGCGTGGTCCTCCGCGGCCAGGGTGGCCTTCGCGGCCTGCGCCTCCTGAGCCACCCGCGGCCCCTTCACCGAGGAGCGCGAGGCCCCACACGCCGTGCACAGCGCCACCACGCCCAAGCCCAGCCAACCCAACCGACCCATGTCCCCACCCCCAACCCCAAGCCTGATCGCAAACGTGGGCACGGGCCGCGTGTGCGGCCAGTGGGGCTGTCGTGGGAGGTGGGCCTCCTGTCAGGCGGCGGAAACTTCGTCGGCGATCGCCCGGGCGGCGGCCACCGGATCCACCGCGGTGTGCACGGGTCGGCCGACCACGAGCAGATCCCCTCCGGCCCGGATCGCGAAGGCCGGCGTCTCCGCGCGGGCCTGGTCCCCCTTCTCCGCGCCCGCGGGCCGGATGCCCGGGGTGCACAGGAAGGGCGAGGGACCGAGCAGGCGACGCAGGCCCTCCGCCTCGCGAGGCGAGCACACCAGGCCATCCACCCCGGCGTCCACGGCGAGCCGCGCCAGCCGCTGGGCCGCCGCCTCCGGAGTGCCGGTGAGCCCCACCGCCGCCACGTCCTCGGCGGACAGCGAGGTGAGCACCGTCACCGCCAGCACCCTGGGAGGCGCGTGGCCCTGGGCCCTGGCGCCCTCGCGAGCGCCGCGCACCGCGGCCTCGAGCATGGCCTTGCCGCCCGCCGCATGGACGGTGAGCAGCGCCACTCCGAGCGCTCCGGCGCGAGCGGCCGCCAGCTCCACGGTGTTGGGGATGTCGTGCAGCTTCAGATCGAGGAACACCTTGGCGCCGAGCTTCTGGAACGCCGCCACGGCCGCCGGGCCATGCTCGACGAAGAGCGAGAGCCCCACCTTGGCGTAGCCCATGTGCGGCGCCACCCGCGAGTACAAGGAGAGGCCCTGCTCCAGCGGCAGATCCGCGGCGAGGGCGAGCCGCTCACGGGCGGCGGGAGAAGTGCTCACGTCAGTCCTTCCTGGAGGGCGCGGTAGGTCAGCGCCAGCTGGTCCGCGAGATCCTTCGGTAGCACGTTCTGCGCGGAGAAGAGCGCATAGGACACGAACGCGTCGAGCGCCTCCAAGGTCAGCGCGCGAGAGAGCGCCTCGTCTCCGCACGCCACGTTGCGGCGGATCTGCTCCACGTCCACGCGGCCCTCCGCGTCGAGCAGCACGCTGGCATACGCGTCCTCCAGCCCCGCGGGAGGCGACTTGAGGAAGCCCTGGAACATGCCCACGTCGCGGCCCATCTCCTGGACGGCGCGGAACACCAGCGAGAGCAGCAGGTTGTAGCGCTCCTCGGGGCCGAGCATCTCCGAGGCCATCATGTCCATCGTGGCCGAGGGCTCGGCCTTCGGCTGGGGTGGCGGCGCCTCGGGCTCGACGACGAGCGAGCCCCCGCGCACGCGCTCCTCCACCCAGGTGAAGAAGGCGTGGAGGCTGCCCTCGTACGCGGCGCGCAGCTCCTTCAACGTCACGCCCGGCCGGGCCTTGGCGGCCAGCGCCTCCTCTCCCGGCGCGAAGCCGCCCTTGCCCACCCGCAGCCGCAGGTCATCCGGGAACTGGCGGCGCAGCCGGTTGGTCGCCTCGCCGCGCTTGATGCCCTGGATGACGAGATCCTTGGTGCGCTCGGGCAGCTTGACGACGTCGCTCACCGGCGCCTGGGCCTCCAGGAAGAGGAAGCTGCCCTCCATCATCTCGAAGAGGTTCAGCACCACCTCGCGCACCAGGAACGTCATGGCGTTGTAGAGGTTGGCCTCGGAGACCATCTCCTCGGTGGTGAGCACCTGGCCGATGCGCCGCGTGGGCGTCACCAGGCTCACCGCGCGGGTGAGCTGATCCGAGGTGAGCAGCCCGAGCTGCACGAGCGCGGCGCCCAGCCGCTCGTAGCGCTCGGTGGAGGTGGCGAACACCACCTGCCCGTCCCGGAACGTCACCGTGCGGCGCAGCGGCCCGTGCTGGACGATGAGCTGTCCGCTGCGGATGCCCGACAGGACGTAGGAGAAGACATCCTCCATGAAGAGCGAGCCCAGATTGCCGGCGAAGAAGCCGATCAGATCCGGTGGCTCTCTGAGGAGGATCATCCCTTCGGGCGAGTGAAAATGCGCCGCGTAGGGACGGGTCGGCGACATGCCGACGGTGAGCGGCCGCTCGAGCTCGAGAGCGGCCGACTCACCGGTGATGCGAGGAGTGGCTTTGGGGCGTGGAGGTGCCACGCTTCCAGTCTACTTCTTCTTCTTCAGCTCGGAATCGATGATGGTCTTGAATTCCTCGGCGGGCACCGCGCCCGACAGGACGATGCCGTTGATGAAGAAGGCTGGGGTCCCGCTGACCCCCACCTTCTCGCCATCGGCCATGTCCTTCTTGACCAGCTCGGCCTTCTTGCCGGAGTCCAGGCACTCGTTGAAGCGAGCGGTGTCCAGGCCGAGGTCCGCGGCGTGCTTCTTCAGGTCATCCACCGTGAGCGCCTGCTGATTGGCGAACAGCTTGTCGTGGTACTCCCAGAACTTGTTCTGGTCCGCGGCGCACGCGGAGGCCTCGGCGGCCTTGGGCGCCTCCTTGTGGAAGCTCAGCGGGAAGTGGCGGAACACCAGGCGGACCTGGTCGCCGTAGCTCTTCACCACCTCGTCCACGGTGTTCTTGGCGCGGCTGCAGAACGGGCACTGGAAGTCGCTGAACTCCACGATGGTGACCGGAGCGTTCTCCGGGCCCTTCGACGGACCGGTGGCCGCCACCTGCACGCGCTTCTCGGGCAGGGAGATCTGCACGTCCGCCTTGCTCTTCAGGTCGGTGAACAGGGCCTGCGCCTTCTCGCGCCGGGTCTGCTCGGTGAGCATCTTGACGATCTCGGGCTTGACCTGCTCCACCGTCACCTCGGGGGGCAGCTGGCCGGAGGCCTTGGCCTGCTCGAAGATCTTCTTGATCTCGTCGTCGCCCGGCTGGGCGACCTTGTCCTCCACCTCGGCCTTGAGCAGCGCGTCCTCGTTGGCCAGGCCGCGCTTCTTGGCCTCCGCCTGCACGAGCTTCTCGATCACGTAGCCCTCGAGGCCGCGCTTGATCATCTCCTGCTTGCGCTTCTCGAGGTCCATCAGCTGCGGCCCGATGCGGCCAGCGAGCTCACCGTAGGTGACCTTCTGCTCGGCGCCATCCACCTTGTAGGTGGCGACGACCTGCTCCGGAGGCAGATCGCACTGAGCCCCGGAGGCGCCAGCGGCGGTGGTGGTGGGATTGGCCGCGGGCGTCGTCTGCTTGTTGCAGCCGGCGGCGAAAGAGGCCGCCAGGAGCGCGGCAAGGACAATTCGGGAGGGACGCATGGACATGGGTCCGGCGTCTTAATCGAGGTGTCCAGTGCCTCGCAAAAGAAACTTCCGATCAGGCGACCAGCGGCTCCAGGTCCCGTCCGCTCGCCAGCTCGGGCAGGCGCACCTCTGCTCGCTCCACGTCCGCCGGCCGGCCCTGGACGAGCTCGTAGCAGCTCGGGTCCGACAGCACCTTCTGCACCAGCTTGTGGTTGAGCGCGTGCCCCGTCTTGAACACCTTCAGGTGGCCGATGACGGGCCGCCCGAAGAGGGACACGTCCCCGATGGCGTCGAGGATCTTGTGCCGCACGAACTCGTCCGGGAAGCGCAGCCCGTCCGGGTTGAGGATGGAGGACTCGTCCACGACGATGGCGTTGTCCAGCGAGCCGCCGCGCGCCAGCCCCAGCTTCTTGAGCATCTCCACGTCCCGCAGGAAGCCGAAGGTGCGCGCGCGGGAGATCTCCCCGGAGAAGCAGCGGTCGCTCAGCTCGAGCTCGAAGGACTGGCTGGAGATGAGCGGGTGCTTGAAGTCGATGGTGCAGCTGACGCCGAAGCGGCGGGCGGGGACCAGCGAGGCCTCCTTGTCGCCCTCCGTCACGGTGACGGGCTTCTTGATGACCAGGTAGCTGCGCCGCCCCTCCAGCTCGCGCACGCCCACGCTCGTCACCATCTGCACGAAGTGCTCGGCGCTGCCGTCCATGACGGGCACCTCGGGGCCATCCAGCTCCACGCGCACGTTGTCGATGCCCAGCCCCGCCAGCGCCGACAGCAGGTGCTCCACCGTGCCCACCTTCACGCCGTCCTTGCCCAGGGTGGTGGCCAGCGCGGTGTCCACCACGAACTCGGAGCGCGCCGGGATGGCGACCTGCCCCGCCAGGTCCGTGCGGACGAAGACGATGCCGTGATCGGCCGGAGCCGGCCACAGCGTGAGGTTCACCGGAACGCCCGAGTGGAGCCCTACGCCCTTGCAGGAGACGGGCTCTGAGATGGTGCGCTGGTAGTCGGGGAACAAAGGCATTGCGGTGTCGCCTCTCTCACGCTGCTCGCTACGGCCTGTCTTACCGCCCGGGCCCTGGCTACGGGCCCGAAACGTTCACTTCTGGATCTGAAACGCCGCACTGACGAGAGCAAGCCCCATGCCACCCTGCCTGTAACCCCACCCATTCCAACGTGCCGCAGGGATTCCACTCAAACCCCTGAAACTCCAGGGATTTCTCCCATCCTGGCGCAGCGACTGCGTGCTGCGCGCGGCCTTCCCCCTCAACTCACTGGGTCCCTCCGCCCCCGACCGTGACATCCGTGTCCGGAAATCCTCGCCCAGACACCCCGGACTTGTGACCTGGTGGACACCTGCCCGTGATGCAATGCGGCGGGTCCATAGCGCAAGGGACCGGTTGGAGGCAATCGCTCCTCCAGTTGGGAGCCCCAGCACTGGGAGTGATTCGCGAGGGAAGCGCTCAGCGGCTGGCGGGCGCCAGGAAGCGATCCCGGAGGGCCTCGGCTTCTTTGCGATCAAAGGATCGGCCCTGGAGGGCGACGCGGCGGCTGACCGAGGTGAAGGTGTGCTCCAGCGTCGGCGTGAACTGGCGAAGGTCCTCGGCGAGCCGCTGGCGGATGCTGGGGCCCTCGGGCGGCCAGGGCAGCTCCACGAGGAGCGCGGCGAAGCGGTCGAAGGCCTCGTAGTCCGAGTAGCGCAGCAGCTGGTAGCTCACGTCCTGGAAGTAGCTCAGGAAGGACTTGAAGGCCGAGAGGGCCGCCTCCGCGGCGGCCACATCCTCCGAGCGCAGCGCCAGCTCGGTGCCGCGGCACAGCTGGCCGAAGACCCACAGATCCTTGCGCAGGCGCCAGGCCATGGACTCCTGGGCCACCAGCTGCTGGAAGGCCTCCTCGCCGGTGGCGGCTCCGGGCTCGAGCGCCTCCACCAGGGCCACCACCTGGGCGCGGAAGAGCGCGGTGAAGGCGATGGCGGCCTTCATGGGCGCGTCCGGATGGGCCTCCAGATCGACGAGCACCTCGCGGGCGATGCGGTTGGTCTCCTTGGCGATGTCCCGCGCGGCGCGGAGGCTGGCGGCCTTCAGGCGCTTGGGGCCCACCTGGGTGGCCAGCTCGTTGCGAAGGAAGCCCATCAGGCTCACGGCCTCGCTGCGCACCAGGGCGAGCACCACGCGCGCGCGCCGGGGCGTGGAGTCGTCCCCCTCCCGGCCCACATAGGAGAGGTAGCGCAGCAGGCGGAAGAGGCCGAGGAAGGCGACGGTGAAGGGAGCG
Proteins encoded:
- the pyrF gene encoding orotidine-5'-phosphate decarboxylase yields the protein MSTSPAARERLALAADLPLEQGLSLYSRVAPHMGYAKVGLSLFVEHGPAAVAAFQKLGAKVFLDLKLHDIPNTVELAAARAGALGVALLTVHAAGGKAMLEAAVRGAREGARAQGHAPPRVLAVTVLTSLSAEDVAAVGLTGTPEAAAQRLARLAVDAGVDGLVCSPREAEGLRRLLGPSPFLCTPGIRPAGAEKGDQARAETPAFAIRAGGDLLVVGRPVHTAVDPVAAARAIADEVSAA
- a CDS encoding DUF4388 domain-containing protein — its product is MAPPRPKATPRITGESAALELERPLTVGMSPTRPYAAHFHSPEGMILLREPPDLIGFFAGNLGSLFMEDVFSYVLSGIRSGQLIVQHGPLRRTVTFRDGQVVFATSTERYERLGAALVQLGLLTSDQLTRAVSLVTPTRRIGQVLTTEEMVSEANLYNAMTFLVREVVLNLFEMMEGSFLFLEAQAPVSDVVKLPERTKDLVIQGIKRGEATNRLRRQFPDDLRLRVGKGGFAPGEEALAAKARPGVTLKELRAAYEGSLHAFFTWVEERVRGGSLVVEPEAPPPQPKAEPSATMDMMASEMLGPEERYNLLLSLVFRAVQEMGRDVGMFQGFLKSPPAGLEDAYASVLLDAEGRVDVEQIRRNVACGDEALSRALTLEALDAFVSYALFSAQNVLPKDLADQLALTYRALQEGLT
- a CDS encoding DsbA family protein, whose product is MRPSRIVLAALLAASFAAGCNKQTTPAANPTTTAAGASGAQCDLPPEQVVATYKVDGAEQKVTYGELAGRIGPQLMDLEKRKQEMIKRGLEGYVIEKLVQAEAKKRGLANEDALLKAEVEDKVAQPGDDEIKKIFEQAKASGQLPPEVTVEQVKPEIVKMLTEQTRREKAQALFTDLKSKADVQISLPEKRVQVAATGPSKGPENAPVTIVEFSDFQCPFCSRAKNTVDEVVKSYGDQVRLVFRHFPLSFHKEAPKAAEASACAADQNKFWEYHDKLFANQQALTVDDLKKHAADLGLDTARFNECLDSGKKAELVKKDMADGEKVGVSGTPAFFINGIVLSGAVPAEEFKTIIDSELKKKK
- the lpxC gene encoding UDP-3-O-acyl-N-acetylglucosamine deacetylase, translated to MPLFPDYQRTISEPVSCKGVGLHSGVPVNLTLWPAPADHGIVFVRTDLAGQVAIPARSEFVVDTALATTLGKDGVKVGTVEHLLSALAGLGIDNVRVELDGPEVPVMDGSAEHFVQMVTSVGVRELEGRRSYLVIKKPVTVTEGDKEASLVPARRFGVSCTIDFKHPLISSQSFELELSDRCFSGEISRARTFGFLRDVEMLKKLGLARGGSLDNAIVVDESSILNPDGLRFPDEFVRHKILDAIGDVSLFGRPVIGHLKVFKTGHALNHKLVQKVLSDPSCYELVQGRPADVERAEVRLPELASGRDLEPLVA